In Oscillospiraceae bacterium, the genomic window AGATCGGCATCGACGGCGGCTTCCTGAAGGAGTCCGGCATCCAGATCAATGAGCTGAACGCCGGCTGCATCTGCTGCTCTCTGGTGGGTGATTTCCGCACCGCCCTGCAGCAGGTGGTGGAGCAGTACCACCCCGACCGCATCGTCATCGAGCCCTCCGGCGTGGGCAAGCTGAGCGACGTGACCCGCGCCGTGGAAGGCGTGGCCGAGCACCTGGATGTGCAGCTGAACAGCTTTGTCACCGTGGCCGATGTGAACAAGGTCAAGATGTATATGAAGAACTTCGGTGAGTTCTACGACGACCAGATCAGCCATGCAAGCTGCATCCTGCTCAGCCGCACCCAGACCGCCAGCGAGGAGAAGATCGCCGCCGCCGTGGCCATGCTGCGCGAGAAGAACCCCACCGCCACCATCGTGACCACCGCATGGGACGAGCTGACCGGTGAGCAGATCCTGAAAGCCATGTCCACCAAGGACGACTTCAAGGCAGAGCTGATCGCCATGGCCGCCAAGGCAAACGAGAAGCACGCCGAGGAGGACGAGGAAGAAGAGCACTACCATCATCACCATCACTACGACGAGAACGGCGTGTGCAGCTGCGGCCATCACCACCACGATGATGACGATGATGAGGACGAGCACGAGCATCACCATCACGACCATGACGAGGACGATGACCACGACGAGCATGAGCACCACCATGATCACGATGAGGATCATGACCACGAGGAGCATTGCTGCTGCGGCCACCACCATCACGATGACGACGATGAGGAGGACGAGCACGAGCATCATCATGAGCACGGCGGCCACTGCTGCTGCGGCCATCACCACCATCATCATGACCACGACGCCGATGAGGTGTTCACCAGCTGGGGCGTCGAGACGGCCCGCAAGTTTACCAAGGCCGAAGTGGAGCACGCCCTCACCGAGCTGGACACCGGCAATTACGGCATGATCCTGCGCAGCAAGGGCATCGTGGACGGCGGTGCCGACGGCTGGCTGGAGTTCGACTATGTGCCCGGCGAGTGGGAAGTGCGTGCCCGCGGCGCCGACGTGGGCGGCAAACTGGTGGTCATCGGCTCCAAGCTGAACGAGAAGGCCATTGCAGAGCTGTTCGGCTGCTGAGATGTAAAAGAAGGAGAAACCATCCATTATGGCAAAAGAAATTCCGGTCTACCTGTTTGTGGGCTTTCTGGAAAGCGGCAAGACCAAATTCATTCAGGAGACCTTTGAGGACCCCAACTTCGACTCCGGCGACAAGACCCTGCTGCTGATCTGCGAAGAGGGCGAAGAAGAGTACAGCCCCAAGAAGTTCGCCTTCCCCGGTGTGACCGTCAAGGTGATCGAGGACAAGGCAGAGATGAACCCGCAGAACCTGGCCAAGCTGGAAAAGGAATCCGGCGCAGGCCGCGTGGTCATCGAGTACAACGGCATGTGGCTGCTGCAGGAGCTGGCCGATGCCCTGCCGGAAAACTGGCTGGTGTACCAGTGCATCGCCACCGCCGACGGCACCACCGCCCTGACCTACGCCCGCGACAACTCCATGCGCAGCCTGCTGCTGGACAAGATCGCCCGCAGTGAGCTGATCGTGTTCAACCGCGCCGAAGCCGTGAACAACGACGAGGCCCGGCAGGAGCTGCACAAGCTGGTGCGTCAGGCTTCCCGCAAGTGCGACATCGCCTACGAGTTCGCCGACGGCAGCGTGGCCTATGATGACATCCCCGACCCGCTGCCCTTCGACGTGAACGCCCCGGTCATCGACATCCATGACGACGATTTCGGCATCTGGTACATGGACTGCCAGGACGAGCCCCAGAAGTACACCGGCAAGACGGTCAAATTCCTGGCACAGGTGTGCCAGACCAACCGCGCCGGCAAGAACAGCTTCGTGCCCGGCCGCTTTGCCATGACCTGCTGCGTGCAGGATATCCAGTTCGTGGGCTTCCCCTGCAGCTACGACGGCTACAAGGCTCTGGAGCAGCGCAGCTGGGTGCGGGTGACCGCCAAGGTGAGCTACAAGTTCCACAACATCTACCGCGGCAAGGGCCCGGTGCTGACCGCCATTTCGGTGGAGCCTGCCGAAAAGCCGCTGAATGAAGTCGTAACGTTCTCTTAACGTTCTGATCGATCTGTAAACAGGAGGTTCTGGCATGAAAACACTGTTCCGCATTCTGGGCACGGCCGCTGCCGTGGCCGTCACCGGTGCCGCCATCGTGGCACTGGACAAGATCCTGAACCAGAAAGACCCGCTCCATGTGGAGGAGGTCGAGTTCCCCGAAGAAGCCGAGCAGGACGCCGCCGAGGCCGAAAAGACCGCTGAGGCCTACGCCGAGGCAGAGGCCAAAGCAGCGGACGATGCCGCAGAGCAGCCCACCGCCCCGGCCGAAGCCGACACCCCGGAAGCTCCTGCCGAGCCCGCTGCCGAGGCACCCGCCGCAAACGAGCCGGTGGCCCTGCCGGACCTGAGCGAAGAGCGCCCGGTGTATGACCCCG contains:
- a CDS encoding GTP-binding protein; amino-acid sequence: MTKIDIFSGFLGAGKTTLIKKLIKEAFAGQQVVLIENEFGEIGIDGGFLKESGIQINELNAGCICCSLVGDFRTALQQVVEQYHPDRIVIEPSGVGKLSDVTRAVEGVAEHLDVQLNSFVTVADVNKVKMYMKNFGEFYDDQISHASCILLSRTQTASEEKIAAAVAMLREKNPTATIVTTAWDELTGEQILKAMSTKDDFKAELIAMAAKANEKHAEEDEEEEHYHHHHHYDENGVCSCGHHHHDDDDDEDEHEHHHHDHDEDDDHDEHEHHHDHDEDHDHEEHCCCGHHHHDDDDEEDEHEHHHEHGGHCCCGHHHHHHDHDADEVFTSWGVETARKFTKAEVEHALTELDTGNYGMILRSKGIVDGGADGWLEFDYVPGEWEVRARGADVGGKLVVIGSKLNEKAIAELFGC
- a CDS encoding outer membrane insertion C- signal → MAKEIPVYLFVGFLESGKTKFIQETFEDPNFDSGDKTLLLICEEGEEEYSPKKFAFPGVTVKVIEDKAEMNPQNLAKLEKESGAGRVVIEYNGMWLLQELADALPENWLVYQCIATADGTTALTYARDNSMRSLLLDKIARSELIVFNRAEAVNNDEARQELHKLVRQASRKCDIAYEFADGSVAYDDIPDPLPFDVNAPVIDIHDDDFGIWYMDCQDEPQKYTGKTVKFLAQVCQTNRAGKNSFVPGRFAMTCCVQDIQFVGFPCSYDGYKALEQRSWVRVTAKVSYKFHNIYRGKGPVLTAISVEPAEKPLNEVVTFS